The Streptomyces sp. NL15-2K genome contains a region encoding:
- a CDS encoding TerD family protein yields the protein MTAELVRGQNHSLSQARLEIRISAGTPVVAGATLGDERGTVHGVEWVAHPGTPTLPGLEVSRQAAADHRLAVDLDAMPEAVHRISVLLALPAGGGGGPLRFGAVAAPFVAVTGLDGTEVASYTITGLDAESAVVAMELYRRQGAWKVRAVGQGYAGGLAELLTDQGLPQAHQLASGIHEAVAQGLARSVPAPPPRTADGDRSRQAAAPALGPDQGGPTAQGASDAVPTQPMSPYGTQAPGAPPQPTSPYGTQAGPAPGAPPQPTAPYDAQGAPAASAAGTPQPAPTDPAAVTQPSLPTTGGPIDYSHPRRQNAAPPPPPTAPPAQPGQPARPVAGDATGWSMDERLYNQVWGMFEDLARTMAAYRSAVDFADSRMEKELDLILSDPRSRIGGQGDAAREAARAKYTHLVDQAREVLDRDLTQLTAESEVVEPALPPAYAGWDSPVWHGYRVPMENPMALRLGDLHLPECPQLRIPLLVRLPLERGLWIDSGRAGSLDGSFTDAHDLRRLSMETAVAHAARLLAVHPAGEFTVHVIDPAGSGGQALVPLVRTGVLAAPPALGAGGVTDTLGRLTERVDLVQMAVRAGAADSLPPGLDTSEQLLIVNDFPHGFDDRAVNQLRYLADEGPAVGVHLMMVADREEAAGYGPLLDPLWRSLMRLTPVPDDHLADPWVGHAWTYEPSLVPTGSQVLQHVLTAVAVARTKRT from the coding sequence ATGACGGCCGAGCTGGTGCGGGGGCAGAACCACTCGCTCTCCCAGGCCCGTCTCGAGATCCGGATCTCGGCCGGCACGCCGGTCGTGGCCGGAGCCACGCTCGGCGACGAGCGGGGCACTGTGCACGGCGTCGAGTGGGTGGCGCACCCGGGCACCCCCACCCTGCCGGGGCTGGAGGTCTCCCGGCAGGCGGCCGCCGACCATCGCCTCGCGGTCGACCTCGACGCCATGCCAGAGGCCGTGCACCGGATCAGTGTGCTGCTCGCCCTGCCCGCGGGGGGTGGGGGAGGACCGCTGCGCTTCGGTGCCGTCGCCGCCCCGTTCGTCGCGGTCACCGGGCTCGACGGCACGGAGGTCGCCAGCTACACGATCACCGGCCTGGACGCCGAGTCGGCCGTCGTCGCCATGGAGCTGTACCGCCGCCAGGGCGCCTGGAAGGTGCGCGCCGTCGGCCAGGGTTATGCGGGCGGCCTCGCCGAACTCCTCACCGACCAGGGCCTGCCCCAGGCCCATCAGCTCGCGAGCGGTATCCACGAGGCGGTGGCGCAGGGCCTGGCCCGTTCGGTCCCGGCACCCCCGCCGCGTACGGCGGACGGCGACCGTTCCCGACAGGCGGCCGCACCGGCACTCGGCCCCGACCAAGGCGGCCCCACGGCCCAGGGCGCCTCCGATGCCGTACCGACGCAGCCGATGTCCCCGTACGGGACCCAGGCTCCCGGTGCACCGCCGCAGCCCACGTCTCCGTACGGCACACAGGCCGGCCCGGCGCCGGGTGCACCGCCGCAGCCCACGGCCCCCTACGACGCGCAGGGAGCTCCGGCGGCCAGTGCGGCGGGCACACCTCAGCCCGCGCCCACGGACCCCGCCGCAGTCACCCAGCCGTCCCTGCCGACCACCGGCGGCCCGATCGACTACAGCCACCCGCGTCGGCAGAACGCGGCCCCGCCGCCCCCGCCGACGGCGCCCCCGGCCCAGCCAGGGCAGCCCGCGCGGCCGGTCGCGGGTGACGCGACCGGCTGGTCCATGGACGAGCGGCTCTACAACCAGGTGTGGGGCATGTTCGAGGACCTGGCGCGCACCATGGCCGCGTATCGCAGCGCCGTCGACTTCGCCGACTCGCGCATGGAGAAGGAACTCGACCTGATTCTGTCCGACCCGCGCAGCCGGATCGGCGGACAGGGCGACGCCGCGCGCGAGGCGGCACGCGCCAAGTACACCCACCTCGTCGACCAGGCCCGTGAGGTCCTCGACCGGGACCTCACCCAGCTCACCGCCGAATCCGAGGTCGTCGAGCCCGCGCTGCCGCCCGCCTACGCGGGCTGGGACAGCCCCGTGTGGCACGGCTACCGCGTGCCCATGGAGAACCCCATGGCGCTGCGCCTGGGCGACCTCCATCTGCCCGAGTGCCCCCAGCTGCGGATACCGCTGCTGGTGCGCCTGCCGTTGGAACGCGGGCTGTGGATCGACAGTGGACGTGCCGGATCGCTGGACGGCTCGTTCACCGACGCCCACGACCTGCGGCGGCTCTCGATGGAGACGGCGGTGGCGCACGCGGCCCGGCTGCTCGCCGTCCATCCGGCGGGCGAATTCACCGTGCACGTCATCGACCCCGCCGGTTCGGGAGGGCAGGCGCTCGTACCGCTGGTGCGGACCGGCGTCCTCGCCGCCCCGCCCGCGCTCGGAGCGGGCGGGGTGACGGACACCCTCGGCCGCCTCACCGAGCGCGTCGACCTGGTGCAGATGGCGGTGCGCGCCGGCGCGGCCGACTCGCTCCCGCCCGGCCTCGACACTTCCGAGCAGCTGCTCATCGTCAACGACTTCCCGCACGGCTTCGACGACCGCGCCGTGAACCAACTGCGCTACCTGGCGGACGAGGGGCCGGCCGTCGGCGTCCACCTGATGATGGTCGCGGACCGCGAGGAGGCGGCCGGCTACGGCCCGTTGCTCGACCCGCTGTGGCGTTCGCTCATGCGACTGACCCCCGTGCCCGACGACCACCTCGCCGACCCCTGGGTGGGGCATGCCTGGACATATGAGCCGTCGCTCGTGCCGACCGGCAGCCAGGTGCTCCAGCACGTGCTCACCGCTGTCGCAGTGGCCCGCACCAAGCGCACGTAA
- a CDS encoding TerD family protein, with protein sequence MTKGQAISLQKKDGGSLTAVRMGLGWQAAPRRGLFGTRTREIDLDASAVLFADKQPVDVVFFRHLVSDDGSVRHTGDNLVGGVGQGGDDEAILVDLSRVPVHIDQIVFTVNSFTGQTFQEVQNAFCRLVDETNGQELARYTLAGGGAYTAQIMAKVHRTGPGWTMTALGTPANGRTFQDLMPAILPHL encoded by the coding sequence CTGACCAAGGGTCAGGCCATCAGCCTGCAGAAGAAGGACGGCGGCAGTCTGACGGCCGTGCGCATGGGTCTCGGCTGGCAGGCGGCTCCCCGGCGTGGCCTGTTCGGCACGCGCACCCGGGAGATCGACCTCGACGCCTCCGCCGTCCTGTTCGCGGACAAGCAGCCGGTCGACGTCGTGTTCTTCCGTCACCTGGTGAGTGACGACGGCTCGGTTCGCCACACCGGCGACAACCTCGTCGGTGGTGTCGGCCAGGGCGGCGACGACGAGGCGATCCTCGTCGACCTGTCGCGCGTGCCGGTCCACATCGACCAGATCGTCTTCACCGTGAACTCCTTCACGGGACAGACCTTCCAGGAGGTGCAGAACGCGTTCTGCCGGCTGGTCGACGAGACCAACGGCCAGGAACTCGCCCGCTACACGCTCGCGGGCGGCGGCGCCTACACGGCCCAGATCATGGCCAAGGTGCACCGCACGGGCCCGGGCTGGACGATGACGGCCCTCGGCACCCCGGCCAACGGCCGCACCTTCCAGGACCTGATGCCGGCGATCCTGCCGCACCTGTAG